The DNA segment ACATGCAGAGACGGCTAATGTTGCCAAGAGTCAATTTTTAGCCAACATGAGTCATGAGATTCGAACCCCGTTAAATGGCATCATTGGTATGACTGGATTACTTTTAGATACAGATCTTGGTGCTGAGCAGAGACAATATGCAGAAATCGCACACTCAAGTAGCGAGGGGTTGTTAGCAATAATAAATGATGTTCTTGATATATCAAAGATTGAAGCTGGCAAGCTTGAGATAGAGACTCTACATTTCAAATTACGAGAAATGCTCGATGATTTTGCCGCTATGATGGCGGTACAGGCACATGAACACAAACTAGAGTTTGTTTGTGCTGCAGATCCAGATGTACCTGAACATTTAATTGGTGATCCTGGTCGTTTACGTCAGATATTAATCAATCTTACTGGTAATGCGATAAAATTTACCCAGAAGGGAAAAGTTGTTGTTAGGGCTAAAGTTGTATCTGAATCATCTGAAACGGTAGTTATTCGTTTTTCAGTACGTGATACAGGTATTGGTATACCTCATGATAAAATTAATAATTTATTTAAAATGTTTTCACAGGCTGATATTGAAACTACTCGTCGTTATGGTGGTACGGGTTTAGGTTTAGCTATATCAAAACAGCTAGCTGGACTTATGGGTGGGGATATTGGTGTCAAAAGTGAACCGGGACATGGTTCTGAATTTTGGTTCAATGTTTATCTTAGCAAACAACCAGTAAATCAAACAGTAATTAAGTTACCGCATTCTCTATACGGAACGAGAATTATTATTGCTGATGCTTGTTTAGAGAGTCGTGAATTGCTTGCTATGCAGTTTCAAGCATGGGGAGCTCAAACTGTTACTGCCGGGAATGTATCAGAGGTTATCGGGATTATTAAAGAAGCAAAACAGCAACAAAATAGATACAGAGCTATATTGATTGATTTTGAGCTAATTACAAAAAGTAGCGAATCAAATTTATTGCAAAGCTTAAAATCTGATCCAAGTTATAATAAAATTATTATGGCTATAATGTTTAAGCTTGGGCAAAACGCAGAGGCTCGTAAATTAATCAGTGACATGAAAATGGCATATTTATTAAAACCCATTGCTTATGCAGAATTATATAATTGGCTCTTACGCTTTTTAGAAAAGGCACAAATACAAAGCTCTGTTGAAATAAATACAGCAATATCTTCACCCACTTCACTAGAACGTACAAATTATAGAATTTTGATTGCTGATGACAATGCCGTCAATCAGAAGGTTGCATCTGCGATACTTAATAAATTAGGAATTTACTCAGATTCTGTGGGCAATGGAATAGAAGCGATTGAAGCTTTAAAAAATATTGCATATGATTTAGTTTTTATGGATGTGCGTATGCCAGAACTAGATGGAATCGAAGCTACAAAAATAATACGTAGCGATGCGTCTAAGGTTAAGAATACCCATGTGCCAATTGTGGCGATGACTGCGTTTGCAACTCAACAAGATAGAGATGCGTGTTTGGAATGTGGAATGAACGACTATATAGCAAAGCCAATAACACCGCGCCAGCTTGCTGTTATAATAGAGCGTTGGTTGCATGATGATAGACATGCAACTCATAGTGTAGATATCACCGAAGGAGGTAAGTCTAGTTCTTTAGCCTCTGTAAAAAAAGCAAATGACGAGTTACTGGTATTTAATCATGCAGCGCTTACCGAGCGGTTAATGGCCGATGAGCCACTTATTAGTATAATTATTGATACATTTATTAAAGATTTTCCTCGCCAATTTTCAAAATTGCAGTCATATATAGAGACATCGAATCTTCAAGGTGCTGAAAGACAGGCTCATACGATTAAAGGTGCAGCGACAAATGTTGGATGTGA comes from the Deltaproteobacteria bacterium genome and includes:
- a CDS encoding response regulator, with the translated sequence TAAVSYGVFKTEQADRFQIIVTHESMEIFQSFDASSMSIINTPGVFSVALGGIALTLMITSVAVAVKKRQKRLEDEIQIRLTDLHDSEELFRSLFEQSMDAYCLLNKDVIIDCNEAAITLLRGGRDQIVGINIKEFSPEYQPDGSLSEEQIAYYIHKAENEHTVKFEWLCRRLDETDVWIEIMLSALAVSGESVLFTSLTDITDRKLAAAALKVNKHEVERIFLALQSGVLVIDEETHTIVEANPTACKMFDAPRSEIVGRVCHGFICPANVGFCPLADNKTSIEGTEQIMLRADHSEIPIIKTVVPIELGGRRCLLESFVDITERKKIEEILRSTMFKLEATNIQLEEAIERANTMTVHAETANVAKSQFLANMSHEIRTPLNGIIGMTGLLLDTDLGAEQRQYAEIAHSSSEGLLAIINDVLDISKIEAGKLEIETLHFKLREMLDDFAAMMAVQAHEHKLEFVCAADPDVPEHLIGDPGRLRQILINLTGNAIKFTQKGKVVVRAKVVSESSETVVIRFSVRDTGIGIPHDKINNLFKMFSQADIETTRRYGGTGLGLAISKQLAGLMGGDIGVKSEPGHGSEFWFNVYLSKQPVNQTVIKLPHSLYGTRIIIADACLESRELLAMQFQAWGAQTVTAGNVSEVIGIIKEAKQQQNRYRAILIDFELITKSSESNLLQSLKSDPSYNKIIMAIMFKLGQNAEARKLISDMKMAYLLKPIAYAELYNWLLRFLEKAQIQSSVEINTAISSPTSLERTNYRILIADDNAVNQKVASAILNKLGIYSDSVGNGIEAIEALKNIAYDLVFMDVRMPELDGIEATKIIRSDASKVKNTHVPIVAMTAFATQQDRDACLECGMNDYIAKPITPRQLAVIIERWLHDDRHATHSVDITEGGKSSSLASVKKANDELLVFNHAALTERLMADEPLISIIIDTFIKDFPRQFSKLQSYIETSNLQGAERQAHTIKGAATNVGCDALSRTALEIEKAGRIGDIQTIINKLPDLQRQFELVCEATREVINQN